One Bacteriovorax sp. PP10 DNA window includes the following coding sequences:
- a CDS encoding DUF4160 domain-containing protein, with translation MPKLYEYMGLTIFFYSNEHEPIHVHARQGQTEGKIEIFVEFGNVTRVRYKEVSGKKPLSPKNKEKFIRLTSALADEIVQSWINYFVLHKKIVSKKITGKL, from the coding sequence ATGCCTAAACTTTATGAATACATGGGTCTTACTATATTTTTTTACTCTAATGAGCATGAACCAATTCATGTTCATGCAAGACAAGGTCAGACAGAGGGGAAAATAGAAATTTTTGTAGAATTTGGTAATGTAACAAGAGTAAGATATAAAGAAGTTTCTGGTAAAAAACCTTTAAGTCCCAAAAATAAAGAAAAATTTATTAGACTAACTTCTGCTTTGGCCGATGAGATTGTACAAAGTTGGATTAATTATTTTGTATTACATAAAAAAATTGTATCAAAAAAAATTACTGGAAAATTATGA
- a CDS encoding NAD-dependent epimerase/dehydratase family protein — protein sequence MKIGITGGLGLVGKALRGSLSGPVSLLVRRVPEEQLNSNEECIVGNFSDPVITDIFLSNISVLVHAATGVGPRSEFNDQFIRDDLVGTLNLAKAFFRKNPDGHFIYLSTSGGLYNLEDPSVKTEDSEIVPKSLYGAIKLIIEDSLEQICSNNGMVTIVRAAAIYGDSFKKNQDVGLIDKLLKSTLKESTNSLVPIFDKLESARDYLHVDDLAKAIKVLINRNSESRFEIYNVGTGKETSIDEVIKTINSLGEEKVRVEILPTPNNRTSLIVNSNKIFNDVGWKSEISLRDGILKMYQDLKNKDLV from the coding sequence ATGAAGATTGGTATTACTGGTGGACTCGGATTAGTGGGGAAAGCGCTTCGAGGTAGTCTGTCTGGTCCTGTCTCTTTACTGGTAAGACGGGTACCAGAAGAACAATTAAATTCAAATGAAGAATGCATTGTTGGTAATTTTTCTGATCCAGTAATCACGGATATCTTTCTTTCAAATATAAGTGTTCTTGTTCATGCTGCAACAGGAGTTGGTCCGAGATCTGAATTTAATGATCAATTTATTAGAGATGATTTAGTTGGAACTTTAAATTTAGCGAAAGCATTTTTTAGAAAAAATCCGGATGGTCACTTTATTTATCTTAGTACTTCGGGAGGATTATATAACCTTGAAGATCCGAGCGTTAAAACAGAAGATAGTGAGATTGTACCAAAGAGCTTGTATGGAGCGATCAAATTAATTATTGAGGATTCGTTAGAGCAAATATGTAGCAACAATGGCATGGTTACTATTGTAAGAGCAGCTGCAATTTATGGAGATTCATTTAAAAAGAATCAAGATGTAGGATTAATTGATAAGCTTTTAAAATCAACATTGAAAGAGTCAACAAATAGTTTAGTTCCGATTTTTGATAAGTTAGAATCGGCGAGAGACTATCTTCATGTTGATGATTTGGCGAAAGCAATAAAAGTATTGATTAATAGAAATTCTGAATCTCGCTTTGAAATTTATAATGTTGGAACAGGAAAAGAAACATCTATTGATGAAGTTATTAAGACAATAAATTCTCTAGGTGAAGAAAAGGTTCGAGTAGAGATTCTGCCAACACCTAACAACAGAACATCACTCATTGTGAATTCAAATAAAATTTTTAATGATGTAGGATGGAAATCAGAAATTTCATTGAGAGATGGAATATTAAAAATGTATCAGGATTTAAAAAACAAGGATTTGGTATGA
- the rfbB gene encoding dTDP-glucose 4,6-dehydratase — protein sequence MSIIITGGAGFIGSNFVRLWLSKGLNETIVNLDKLTYAGSLENLKDLPNSDQYVFVKGDIGDEKLFNQLLNEYKPRAILNFAAESHVDRSIDGPAEFIKTNINGTFNLLECARKYYSTLDNNLKKTFRFLHVSTDEVYGSLELNDPAFTENHPYQPNSPYSASKASSDHLVRAYQHTFGLPTLTTNCSNNYGPFQNTEKLIPLVIHNALKEIALPIYGDGKNIRDWLYVTDHCEAIMTVLETGRVGETYNVGGNTEKTNLDVVTTICETLDQVKPRTTGKPYKDLITFVKDRPGHDKRYAINANKISSELGFSPKENFSSGIKKTIEFYLKDL from the coding sequence ATGAGCATTATTATTACTGGCGGAGCAGGGTTTATTGGGTCAAACTTCGTTAGGCTTTGGTTATCTAAGGGACTTAATGAAACAATTGTTAACCTTGATAAATTAACTTATGCCGGTTCATTGGAAAATCTTAAAGATTTACCGAACTCTGATCAATACGTTTTTGTAAAAGGTGATATTGGTGATGAAAAATTATTCAATCAACTTTTAAATGAATATAAACCACGTGCAATATTAAATTTTGCAGCCGAGTCTCATGTTGACCGTTCAATTGATGGGCCAGCTGAGTTTATTAAAACGAATATTAATGGGACATTTAATCTTCTGGAATGTGCACGTAAGTATTACAGCACTCTAGATAATAATTTGAAAAAAACGTTCCGTTTTTTACATGTCTCAACAGACGAAGTTTACGGATCATTGGAATTGAATGACCCAGCTTTTACAGAAAATCATCCTTATCAGCCAAATAGTCCTTACTCTGCAAGCAAAGCGAGCTCAGATCATTTGGTACGTGCTTATCAGCATACTTTTGGTTTACCGACACTAACTACAAATTGTTCTAATAATTATGGGCCTTTTCAAAATACAGAAAAATTGATTCCTCTGGTGATTCATAATGCTTTAAAAGAAATCGCCCTTCCTATCTATGGAGATGGGAAAAATATTCGCGATTGGCTGTATGTTACAGATCATTGCGAGGCAATTATGACTGTTCTCGAAACAGGAAGAGTGGGAGAGACATATAATGTTGGTGGGAATACTGAAAAAACTAATTTAGATGTAGTGACAACAATTTGTGAAACTCTCGACCAAGTGAAACCAAGAACTACGGGGAAACCGTATAAAGATTTAATAACTTTTGTTAAAGATCGTCCAGGACATGACAAAAGATACGCTATCAATGCGAATAAAATTAGTAGCGAATTAGGTTTTTCACCGAAAGAAAATTTTTCTTCTGGGATAAAAAAGACTATTGAATTTTATTTGAAAGATCTATGA
- a CDS encoding DUF2442 domain-containing protein has translation MSKKILKIKSAIYIKNYELLITFQDGKEVNVDFYDFLKSSTNPQIRDYLILEKFKAFKIKDHDLLWGDFDLLFPIEDLYSGKISA, from the coding sequence ATGAGCAAGAAAATTCTAAAAATTAAATCTGCTATATACATTAAAAACTACGAATTACTTATTACTTTCCAAGACGGAAAAGAGGTCAATGTAGATTTTTATGACTTCTTAAAATCTTCAACTAATCCACAAATTAGAGATTATCTAATTTTAGAAAAATTCAAAGCTTTCAAGATTAAAGATCATGACTTACTTTGGGGAGACTTTGATCTTCTTTTTCCAATAGAAGATCTCTATTCTGGAAAAATATCGGCGTAA
- a CDS encoding peptide arginase family protein, giving the protein MSFLIPLVHRGDSASSKDNVLWNEGKVYVMDNHRLALWCWFQKIDKTKRYNLIHIDAHPDMSESALKYFKHDLFAMSLQEYREAWQSDINMPLFRWDNYIEVFLRKYPELVGKTVSATHHLGSSKELSEEIRAYDLVKYLGGVFSGSMYVNELPWIVNLDLDYFFSAAPEKLELFSEEFVESVAAAIKLGMESGMVEVLTISLSPECCGSWEKAEKMLSKFGVSFN; this is encoded by the coding sequence ATGAGTTTTTTAATTCCGCTTGTTCATCGTGGCGATTCAGCTTCATCTAAAGACAATGTTCTTTGGAATGAAGGGAAAGTTTATGTGATGGACAATCATAGACTGGCGCTTTGGTGCTGGTTTCAGAAGATCGATAAAACTAAAAGATACAATTTAATTCACATTGATGCTCATCCGGATATGAGCGAGTCGGCACTTAAGTATTTTAAGCATGATTTGTTTGCAATGAGTTTACAGGAATATCGTGAAGCCTGGCAGAGTGATATTAATATGCCGCTGTTTAGGTGGGATAATTATATAGAAGTGTTTTTGAGAAAGTATCCAGAATTGGTGGGGAAGACTGTGTCGGCCACGCATCATTTGGGGTCTTCGAAAGAATTGTCGGAAGAGATTAGGGCCTATGATTTGGTGAAGTATCTTGGAGGAGTTTTTTCGGGTTCGATGTATGTTAATGAGTTGCCTTGGATTGTGAACTTGGATCTGGATTACTTTTTTTCGGCGGCGCCGGAGAAGTTAGAGTTGTTTAGTGAAGAGTTTGTGGAGAGTGTAGCGGCCGCGATTAAGCTTGGGATGGAGAGTGGGATGGTTGAGGTTCTAACTATTTCGCTTAGTCCGGAATGTTGTGGGTCTTGGGAGAAAGCAGAGAAAATGCTTTCTAAATTTGGAGTGAGTTTTAATTAA
- a CDS encoding helix-turn-helix domain-containing protein — MTYPSQEQIIQMMLKIEKKKAKGQIRKIKPLSKDASPLLHWKFKISQKIVEFKVIKGLSLEDMSNLLEVDPGNLSRILNGHIEKVTLDKLLSYLEILLIASKNKKASDNFHANAQKFFELEDVKFG; from the coding sequence ATGACATACCCATCACAAGAACAAATCATTCAAATGATGTTAAAAATTGAAAAGAAAAAAGCAAAAGGACAAATTCGCAAAATTAAACCTCTTTCTAAAGATGCTTCTCCTCTGTTACATTGGAAGTTTAAAATTTCACAAAAAATTGTTGAATTTAAGGTAATTAAAGGGCTCTCTCTTGAAGACATGTCTAATCTTTTAGAAGTTGACCCTGGAAACTTAAGCAGAATACTTAACGGCCATATCGAAAAAGTCACTCTAGATAAGCTGCTAAGCTATCTGGAAATTCTTCTCATTGCTTCAAAAAATAAAAAGGCTTCGGATAATTTTCATGCAAATGCTCAAAAGTTTTTTGAACTTGAAGATGTAAAATTTGGTTAA
- the rfbA gene encoding glucose-1-phosphate thymidylyltransferase RfbA, whose product MKGIILAGGSGTRLYPMTKVMTKQLQPVYDKPMIYYPLSFLMLGGIKDILLITTPHDLPHFQELLGDGSQFGIKLNYKIQDKPNGLPQAFILGEEFIAGEDVCLILGDNLFYGDIRFFKSAIAAHKEKNDGISGRVFAYSVADPRAYGVVEFDKKTKMVKSIEEKPAEPKSNYAIPGLYIFDSTAAARAKSLTPSPRGETEIVDLILSYKKESKLGVEIITRGVAWLDTGTPRSLLEASSYIGAIEERQGLKVACLEEVAFRMGFIDTEGLQKCIAALPKSIYRAYLERFLKEILEE is encoded by the coding sequence ATGAAAGGTATTATTTTAGCAGGTGGTTCTGGAACTCGTTTATATCCAATGACGAAAGTAATGACGAAGCAGCTTCAGCCAGTTTATGACAAACCTATGATTTATTATCCTCTTAGTTTTCTTATGCTTGGTGGAATTAAAGATATTCTTCTTATTACAACTCCACATGATCTACCTCACTTTCAAGAGCTATTGGGAGATGGATCTCAATTCGGGATTAAATTAAATTATAAAATTCAAGATAAGCCTAATGGTCTTCCACAGGCCTTTATTTTAGGTGAAGAGTTTATTGCAGGAGAAGATGTCTGTCTGATTCTTGGAGATAATTTATTTTACGGAGACATTAGATTTTTCAAGAGCGCGATAGCTGCTCATAAGGAAAAGAATGACGGAATTTCAGGGCGAGTATTCGCTTACAGTGTAGCCGATCCAAGAGCTTATGGGGTTGTTGAATTTGATAAAAAAACAAAAATGGTTAAGAGTATTGAAGAAAAGCCAGCTGAGCCGAAATCAAATTATGCTATTCCGGGACTATATATTTTTGACTCGACTGCTGCTGCGAGGGCCAAGTCACTAACGCCGTCACCACGAGGTGAAACGGAAATTGTAGACTTGATTTTATCTTATAAAAAAGAATCAAAGTTAGGAGTGGAGATTATTACGAGAGGAGTTGCATGGCTTGATACAGGAACACCACGCTCACTTTTGGAGGCTTCTTCTTATATTGGTGCCATTGAAGAGAGACAAGGGTTGAAGGTTGCGTGTTTGGAAGAGGTGGCCTTTAGGATGGGGTTCATTGATACAGAAGGGTTACAAAAATGTATCGCGGCTTTACCTAAGTCAATCTATAGGGCTTACTTAGAAAGATTTTTAAAAGAGATACTAGAAGAGTAA
- a CDS encoding aldose 1-epimerase family protein, with the protein MSDWYQIESNSLIVQVTSKGAEMKRLFSKEWHRELLWLGNEKVWNRSAPVLFPIVGRLKDDEYNLKGKNYKMSQHGFARDFEFKCTECGTSEVEFLLEATQESFNFWPFCFELRVRYKIQDSKVVVSYFVKNVDRQDIYFSIGAHPGFETKDIANYEVRFEIPEKEYFQLNNGLVDWNTPHEFKEQKLSVTKNLFKDDALIFKKLKSKYIDLVDTKRREVIRVHANTPYWGIWAKADVPFVCIEPWYGVGDGMEHDKNFENKNGIVTLGEGEIFGFSYTLEMRLLPTEMEEKKK; encoded by the coding sequence ATGAGCGATTGGTACCAAATAGAAAGTAATTCATTAATTGTCCAAGTCACAAGCAAGGGTGCTGAAATGAAGCGCCTTTTTTCGAAAGAGTGGCATCGTGAGCTCTTATGGCTTGGTAATGAAAAAGTGTGGAATCGCTCTGCCCCAGTATTATTTCCGATTGTGGGAAGACTCAAAGATGATGAGTACAACTTAAAAGGCAAAAATTACAAGATGTCGCAACATGGCTTCGCTCGTGATTTTGAGTTTAAGTGCACAGAATGTGGTACATCGGAAGTTGAGTTTTTGCTTGAGGCAACCCAGGAGAGTTTTAACTTCTGGCCGTTTTGTTTTGAGCTTAGAGTTCGATACAAGATCCAGGACAGTAAGGTTGTCGTTTCTTATTTTGTTAAGAATGTTGATCGTCAGGATATTTATTTTTCTATTGGTGCTCATCCGGGATTTGAAACCAAAGATATTGCAAACTATGAAGTTAGATTTGAAATACCTGAGAAAGAGTACTTTCAGCTTAATAATGGATTAGTTGATTGGAACACACCTCATGAGTTTAAAGAGCAAAAACTTAGCGTGACTAAGAATTTGTTTAAAGACGATGCTCTGATTTTTAAAAAATTGAAATCAAAATATATAGATTTAGTTGATACTAAAAGACGTGAAGTTATTCGAGTTCATGCCAATACTCCTTATTGGGGGATTTGGGCAAAAGCTGATGTTCCATTTGTTTGTATTGAGCCTTGGTATGGGGTTGGAGACGGGATGGAGCATGATAAGAATTTTGAAAATAAGAATGGGATAGTGACTTTGGGGGAAGGAGAAATTTTTGGTTTTTCTTACACTTTAGAGATGAGATTACTTCCGACTGAAATGGAAGAGAAGAAGAAATGA
- a CDS encoding DUF2283 domain-containing protein: MAKINLIHDNIGKTLTIHFSDAKEEFVSELTDDEIIVMKNKDGKVIGLEILHFDYNPDEGISLKVVPNLA, from the coding sequence ATGGCTAAAATAAATCTCATTCACGACAATATTGGAAAAACCTTAACAATTCATTTTAGTGATGCCAAAGAAGAGTTTGTCTCTGAACTGACTGACGATGAGATCATAGTCATGAAGAATAAAGACGGTAAGGTTATCGGCCTTGAAATCCTACATTTCGATTATAATCCAGATGAAGGCATAAGCTTAAAAGTCGTTCCAAATTTAGCTTAA